The following DNA comes from Castanea sativa cultivar Marrone di Chiusa Pesio chromosome 10, ASM4071231v1.
TTCTAACAAAGTCTAGGAATTCATGCTCTAATTACCTCTTTTCTGCAGCACCAAATTCTTTGTGCCTCTTCACAATTCCATAATTCATGCATCATTCCATCCTCATTTAATTTGCAGCTTGGACATCATGGCTACGTTAGAACCCTTCTGTTTACTAGATTGGCACATGCAGGTAGAATGTTATGACATGCTCTCCATGCAAACATCTAAACTTTATTAGGGACCTTTGCTTTCCAAATTGAGCACCAAACCATCTCCACTGCAATTTTACTGGAGCTTCCAATTCCTATTGAGCACATCCCatcttttacattttatttattttttcataccAAACTAGAAATTCAGTACCTATTATAAATTTCAGAAATCCAACCTTTACTTAATGTAATGAAGATAGGAACATTGAAAAGCAAACTCATTAGAACCATTGGTTTATACCCATAACATTATTAGGGACTACAATACCTAGTAccacaacaataataaaaatctatACAAACTCACAAGATTTTCATGTTTGTTAAGGATATTTAAGGAATCACATATCCTAGATACAAACAAGTGAACAACAATATTCAAATCACAAACCCGACATATATGGTGTGTTGAACTATTAGAGACAATTAAGGGATTCCCAATCAGCTTAATTAAGGGGATTGTTGTAACTATGGGATTTGGCAACTGTTAATTTTTTGTCTAGGTTCATTGTAACAGCATCTATATATTCAGACCAATGTAAAAGTTCTATACACACAAAATCCAATCCAAATTGGTTCAACCTTATCATATTCGATCCCATGACCAAATTGCTGACATTTTTACCAAACCTTTGAGTAAGGATTCTTTTCATCATCTTATCAGCAAGCTGGGTGTTACTCATGTACACGCTCCACCTTGAGGGGGAGTATTAGAGACAATTAGGGGATTCCCAATCAGCTCAATTAAGGGTTTTCCAATCAGCTATAATTATGGATTTGGTAGCTGTTACTATTCTGTCTAGCTGCAATTATGGGATTAGGCTGTCAAAATTTTTGTCTAGGTTCATTGTAACATCTATATATTCAGATCAACGTAAAAGTTCTATACACAGAAAATATAATTCAGACAAATCTTTGTCCTTCAATCTTATTTTACATGAACATATTCAATTATTGTTCATCAGAGAAAACTCAATTACTTGTCTTTTCCAACCTCACTGTGCAAAGATGAATCATGTATGGCTCTGTTTTGCAACTCTACTCAACCTTGCCTCCTAGCTCTAAAGCTTAGCATTGAATTATCTCTTGAATTTGATGCAAAAAGTGTGAAAGACTAAAGAGACAcacaaatagagagagagagagagagagaggtgtatGTCACTTATAGAACGGAATTAGGACTGTAGAATTCTGGAGCTAATTAAGTGCCCTTGATGGACTTCTTGAGTTCCCAATTAAACCAACAGAAGATTCATCTAGCTTAAGAATGTCAATGGAagacaatataaaaaattgagcTGCTGTGGCATACTGTAGGCACATCAATTACTGCATTTGAAAAAACTGGCTACTGAGATTAAACCCCAAAGAGAGCTCATAGAAAGAGAACCCACTGAGTTGAATCTTCACAAGTTTTCTTGGGCTCAACATGTTGATTAGGAGCTTTCtcacatttttcttgttcattGTTCTCAACTTTTCAATTAGATCTCTCCACCCAACATCTTTGCCCTactttcttttaaaagaaaactgGAGTAGCACTTGAGCTTTGTTGATAAACAACAGTATATGTAGAAAATAAATCATTCTATGAGACAAAGGGTCTCATTAAAAAGCCTTAGCAATATGGAAATATCTTCACAAAGAGTGGAAATCGAATTTTGCTAGAGGATAGGAAATAGCAACCTCATATGTCAGATAATGCATAAAGCTATCAATAAATTTGAGCACGCTAAGACATAGCAGTGAAGATCTAAGACATTGCAATTCCTTGCATGTTAAGGGCACAAACTCCTTTCAAAATTATATTGGAACTAAATTAAAAGAGCATGAGGTGTGTTATATGCAAGGAGGTGAgaataaaaatcaaatgttaCTTTGTCTTATCTATAGAAAATGGACATTGtatctaataataaaaactatagCTATctatttaacaaaattataagaataaaataaaataaaaagataaaagaaagaaccAAAAGGGTGGAGCTTATTCTAATAAAGGACAAGAAGGATTCTTCTGAAtcatagaaagagaaaaaaaatcagttattACAATAAGCCAAAAGTCATGGTTAAAAGGAATTGAGTTCCCATTTACTACCAGCCGTTTAGCTTCTATGGGAGTAGAtaatccacttttttttttttttataaataaacattttcattaaaaatcaagaaaattgcTACCCCAGTACACAGGCTTGACTCAAGaacaattttcttttcactcCTTATTGAACAtgaatatttctatttttttcttttctttggtttttattttctcacagCCAAAATTGTAGAAGTGGGGGAGGGCCTCCACTTCTACAATTTTGCTTTGTTTCATAcaattttttgctttgtttcatACAATTTTTCCTTCAAGCTTATCTTAATTTCCTGATATATAGTTTAGTTCATGTAGTGATTGttgaaaaataacttttatGTGATcctgtcataatttttcatatgtCATATGTCAAATGTAGTGATTGGTTTGGTATTAATTCTGATTCATTTATGTGATCCTGTCATAATTTTTCAGAGGCAATGCGAGCAGCTTGTTCGAACCAAGGAAGCTCTTTCAAGGCTGAAATCATCAATAGAGGAGGAACTGCCTCTCGACTTTTGGACGATTGATTTGAGAGATCTTTGCTTTGGCCCTTGGGCGATAAGTGGAGAAGATATCTGCGAAGAGGTTTTGTCAAACATATTTGGCAAGTTACGTATTGGTAAATAATAGATTGTTCCCAATATACGAAACATGATGTAAAGTGCAaaattttgcttttgctttgctttgtttttcccttttctaTTCTTATTCTAAAATTGATACCGGCAATATGAGTACCATGCTATAGGAGGTTAAAGAGTAAGAGATGATTTAATGAAATATACTTTTCTGCATTTTTTAAAGGTAATGTTCGTTCTCAGTATTTAAAGATATTAACCAAAGAAGACTTTTCATATGAGATtcacttacaattattatttgaatagCATCGGCATCCAATCACAAATATTAATTTGTGGGTGATTATCACTTACCGATTAAAATTGTGCTTCTTCTTGAGAAACACCGAAAGAGGGCCCCGAACGGCACGCGCGCACACACAAACTCTGCTAGTTTACTCTTGTAATCTGTCTTCTAGTTTAAATTAAGCCTCGATGCAAGTTTATTTCCAGTACTTTCAGTTTTCTTCTAAtactttagttttttgtttaactAAACTCTGATTGGTTCAATATAGCTTCAATTTACTATGTTATTATcgattgtattattttattttcgtTACACATTTAGATATAATTAATTTCATCACTTTCGAATTATGTCCAAATTACGATTGCATCATCACACCTAGGCTTAAGTCCTCTTCGCTAAAATGATACTAAATCCTCAAATCTTAAAACGCCTCATTGAGGACACTTTACAATCAAACTTATTACAAACGCTAACCTCAGGTTAAAATTTTCCCATCGACCAAacattaaagtttcatttgATGAAGTCTTTTggtaatataatatattggttCAAGTTATTTCATATGTCATATATCAAATGTAGTTTTGAGTCACATTTAAACTTAACGTAGTTCTTCAGAATATATGATGGATAAATTAAATTTGGGAAGTTGAAAAGCAGCTGATGTTTATACAGATCACAATAAATAGTTTTAGTTACTAGGTTGGAGTTTTGTTATTGTCATAAGCCTAGTTTTTTTAGCGTAGATggcaaaatttcaaatttgttaaactAGATAGCTTGGTTTACCCTATTTGTTGTTTGTTGAATTAAAGTTTCTTTTTGTctcacttttaagttttaatatttCACTTTATGATCTATCAGCCACACAAAAAGAAGAGGCACTATAAGTTTGTGTGATCAAAGCAAGTGAAGTTGGTGAAAGACTtgaggtactctctctctctctctctgtctctctctctgtttgtggtgggttgttgaatTGGGgcaagcaggtggcttgcatggagtAATAAGGTGGTTTTAATTGATATTGGGAGTGCTGATTGTTTTGTGTAATATTGGATGATTGTTGTTAAGTTGTtcttatttgattaattcattttaaggaatgcttctctctatctttttcaCACATGTGGAACGCTAAAATGGAATTGCATATTTAAAGAGATGTCCATTCCTAAAGAATATTGCTAGTAATGATGTTATAGTTACCAAATGTATTAATAACTTCTCTATGCATTTAAATtcattgtttgattagaaacaTAGGTAAAAGTGAATGATTAAAGATGATTTGTTTCTTAAATTAAGGTGAAATTgtgtaaatggaatgtgtgttaactcttggtttgtgttttcatgAAATCACATTATAGGTATTTCTTGTAAACCACATTATAGCAATGGATATGAGTTGGATGAAACTTACCAATAGAAGGTCGCGAGAATATTTATATGGAGTCAAACAATTTATGAATTTTGCATCTAACCATGCAAACCCGGATGGAACGATTTCATGTCCGTGTAAAAAATGCGTGCATACAGATTTGTTGCCTATAGATGTTGTACACATTCACTTAGTGTCACATGGGATTTGTAGGGGTTATAACCCTTGGATTTTTAATGGGGAATCATCGTTTGCAAAGACTTCTACTGAAACTCCTAGTAGTCATGTCCAAGAAAACCCGATAGAGTATGCCGATCTTCGTGACATGTTGCATGACATGTTCCCCATACAAGATATGGCATCTGGGCCAACGGAAGAAGTCCCTAGTGTGCACCAACCCACAGAAGGTCCTGCAGAAGGTCCTAATGAAGATGCACTTCAGTTTATGAAATTGCTTGAAGATGCTAATCAACCTTGTTATGAAGGTTGTAAGCATTTTAGCAAATTGTCAGCCATTGTGCATTTGTACCACATGAAGTGTCTTAATGGTTGGACTAACAAATCATTTACCATGTTGCTGCAATTTTTGCTTGATTTTCTTCCTTCAAATGCTAAGTTGCCAAAAGATTGTTATGAGGCTAAGAAGATTATTAAGGATCTGGGCTTGAGCTATGAGAAGATTCatgcttgtcctaaagattgtATTTTATATTGGAAGGACAATGCGAACCTTGAAGCTTGTCCAAACTGTAACCTTTCAAGATGGGAAAGTAATGTGTCTAAAGGTCAACAAAATACTAATGCTTCCTCCaacagaagaaaaaagaaaggctgCAAAGATCCTACGATGGTTCCCCTTAAAACCAAGATTGAAGCGACTATTTATGTCTCTGAAACGACCAATCATATGAAGTGGCATGCCAATGGTCGTGTGAATGACGGGTTAATGAGGCATCCTGCTGATTCTGAAACTTGGAAATCATTTGACTCTAAGTACATAGAGTTCTCATCCGAGCCTCGTAATGTAAGACTTGGATTAGCAGCTGATGGATTCAATCCGTACGAAAATATGAGTACTACTCATAGTACATGGCCTGTCATTTTGATCCCATACAATCTCCCTCCATGGATGTGCATGAAAAGGTGTTATTTCATGCTATCCTTATTGATTCCCGGTCCAACCTCACCCGGGAACGATATAGATGTGTACTTACAACCCCTAGTAGAAGAACTGAAGGAGTTATGGGATGTTGGAGTAGAAACGTTTGATGTGTCTTccaaaaaatcatttcaaatgCATGCTGCATTATTGTGGACCATAAATGATTTTCCTGCATATGGTGATATCTCGGGTTGGAGTACCAAAGGGAGACTTACATGTCCCTCTTGTAACTATGATAGTCAGTCTCGTTGGTTAAGATATGGAAGGAAATTTAGTTACATTAGACACAAGCGTTTCTTGAATAGAGATCATAAGTTTCgtaagcaaaaaaaatcatttgatggACATAATGATATGAGACCAGCTCCTATTACAGTACTCGGAGAGGAAATCATGTTACAAACGGATGCTTTAGCCAAACATGTGTTTGGgaagaaaaaagttaatttgaccaataaaagaaaaagaggggagGATGCCTTAACTGTGTTGAAGAAGAGAAGTATATTTTTCACCTTGCCTTATTGGGAGGACCATATGTTGCGTCACAATCTTGACGTGATGCACATTGAAAAGAATGTAATGGATAATATAATTGGCACATTGTTGAATTTGGATGGCAAGACAAAGGATAACTTGAAGGCATGCCAAGACTTAAAGGATATGGGTATAAGAAGTGAACTTCACTTGGAAAATGTTGGGAATGATCAGACACGTATGCCACATGCTTGTTACCATATGAATGCTAGTGAAAAGGATGGTTTTTTGCAAGTTTTGAAAGATGTGAGAGTGCCAGACGGATATTCTTCAAACATCTCACGTTGTGTTAAAGGCGAAAGAACGCAAGATTAGTGGGATGAAGAGCCATGATAATCACATCTTAATGCAGCAGCTTTTTCCAATAGCAATACGTGGATCTTTGCCCCCTGAAGTGAGTAAGAGTTTAATTGACTTATCTTGTTTCTTTAGAGAGATATGTTCTAAAGTACTAAATGTGGAGGAACTTGAGGCTCTTGAGAAGAGGATTGCAGTGACATTGTGTGAGTTGGAAAGGATATTCCCTCCCTCTTTCTTTACAGTGATGGTACATCTAGTCATGCATTTGGCAAGCGAAGCCAAAGTTGCTGGCCCAGTTCATTACCGTTGGATGTATCCCATAGAGAGGTAACACATAACCCCAAACTTCGTctatttagttttgtttaacTTACCAATTTCCCGCTGTTGATCTTGGATTTTCCAATAGGTACTTGTCAAGACTTAAGTCTTATGTGCATAATAAAACTTATCCAGAAGGCTCCATTGCAGAAGGGTATATAGCAGAGGAATGCTTAACATTCTGCTCACGCTATTTTAAATCTGTTGAAACTGCATTCAATCGGCCTGTAAGGAATGTTGAGGAATCCACGGGTGCAGTGGTGAGCATTACACTAGATTCAAATTCATGGATACAAGCACATCGTTATGTGCTATTCAATTGTGAAGAAATCACTCCATTTCGCGAGTAAGTGAAATGTCCTTACGTATCTTTAACGGCATTCTACTATCAATACTCTAGATTAACACTAACACGTTTGTCTACACAGTGTACACATAGCGGAGATCAAGGCCGGTTTTCCTTTTCATGTGACTGATGATGTTATTCAAAAGCAGCACATAGAGGAATTCTGCCCTTGGTTTAGGGAATATGTAagtaaagcatatatatatatatattgttgtatttttggttgtaacactttaaattttgttattataataaaagTCTTCCTCAATAATAGGTGATGTCAATGGATGCCTCTAAGAGAAAGGAACTCTCTGATAAAGTTAGATGGTTTGCTCGATATCCAGATAATGAAGTAAAACGGTTCAAACGTTATGTCATAAATGGTTTGAAGTTTCGCACTAAAGATTTTGAGACAACTAGGAAAACTCAAAATAGTGGAGTTTGTGTTGTTACAGAAGGTGGTGCTACTTATTATGGTGTACTAATTGATATTATTGAGTTAAACTACTCTGACAAGTATcgatatgtattatttaaatgtcAATGGGCTGACGTTATTAGTGGGAGAGGATGTAAAAAAGATGACTTTGGCTTTCCTCTTGTCAATTTTTCAAGATTGATACACAAGGGCGATCGATTGATTGACGAACCTTATGTATTAGCATCTCAAGCTTTGCAAGTGTTTTACGTGGAGGATGTGAGACATAAAGACTGGATGGTGGTGGTCCAAACAAAACCTAGGGAGGTGTTTGATGTTGGTATTAAAGCTatagatgatgatgaagaagtggaTACATATATGGAGAATGTCCCTTATAATGTAGCTACTGATGATGCATGTGATGATGAAAATGACAACCATGCTTGGGCTCGAGTTGATGAAGAAGGAACCATTTATGATACACCGTTGATTAGTGAGGACGAATTGCATGAAGAAGACTTTATCGATGATGAAGAGCTTAGTGATGATATTTATGAGTCCAATGATGATGGGTCCAATGATGATATGTCTAGTGATGATGAGTCTAGTGGTGATGACTCTAGTTAATACTATTGGGTATGAGTCTATGAAACCTTATCTTATTTTGGATATTTTGATGGTGTAATTGTTTGCTTTAGTTTCCCTTCTATGTTCTCTAATGTGATTGTTAGAAGCTGAAATTTGTGGTCTTGTGTTAGCAATTTGAAAGGTTCAAGATATTATGGTCAATTTAATGCCTATTAATGTCTTCTAACATGTATACTATACTATATCTTTGCTGAAATAATAGTGATATTTGGGGTTCtcattgaaaatattgtatttgtGTTGTAAATGCTAGTTTTATATAGATTTGCTCTATGGAAGTTTTACTTGTACTATTAGTTGTCATTGTGTTTATATACTTGTTTATTTCAGAATTTGACACTTGAAATGGGAAGGCGAAAGACAAATCTACGCACGCATTCTAAGAGTTTAACATTGGAAAGAGCTTCTTCACAAGATGTGGATGAAGTGGGGGACCAAGAAACGCACGAAGCTTCTACACAAGGTATGAGCTTTTTACTCAATAGTTTACCATTATGGCTCTTgcatggtttaattttttaattgaaccaAAGTTTTTAATTGGTCATAAGCAAAGTAATAACCACTTGTTTAAAGACATATTTAGACTCATCTTATTAGATGGTTTTCATGCTTTGTTGTTTGACATTGATTGATATTGTCTCTTTCAAAACTAGATGTGCAACCCGGTACGTACGTGTCACTCGCGGGGCAAGCAAGTACTTGGATGTTTGGGATCTTCACGATGACGAAGAAATTGAGTTGTCACTAAATAGTTTGCATCAGCCGGTTGATGATGGGGCGAGGACTTTCACTGGTTTCTTGGGTACAATTGCGCGGAAACCACACATGTGCCCGATTAGATATCTTAATTGGAAGAACATGCCAGAAGAATTTAAAGAAGAGTGTTGGCGTGTTGTAGAGGTATTAAATCGTTATAATACTTGCAATTATGATATTTTGTACtaagttttatataattaatttagcATGAACACATTTGTAATTTGATAACTCAACTATTTGATTGTAGCGTAAATACAGTGTCCCTGTTAATCCTATTGCATATGCGGCTTTGAAGGCATTTACCTTGCAAAAAATTGGGAAGGCTTGGAGGGATCATAAGTCTAGGATGAAGAAACGACATTATATACCTCattcaagaaacaaaacacGGGTAAAGAACAACCCACCCAAGGGATGCATACCACAAGATTGGGATATACTTGTCGATCATTGGTATACTGATGATGCAGTGGTATGTTtgttttatctctctttttcatcatGGATCATACTAAAAAGAGAATGATTATTTGTAGCATTTGTTATACGTAATAGCtgaaaaatatattgtaatacAACATGATCAAAGGCCAAGTTATATTTAtcttcaagaagaaaaaaaactcactaGTGTATAAGCAGTCCTCATGTCATCCCCACCAATCTCTACGCGAGGTTTAGAAATAATGACAGAAGGCATGAACTCGTGGCCATTGGCAACTTGCTTGTTAGAGTTGTAAACTACATTCAGTCTAACACTTGGAGTGAAAATATCTACCACCTCTCCCACTACTCTCCCCACGCTTAGTGGTCCACATAGTGGTTCTATGAGCCTCGacattagagaaaaaaaaatggctaaCTTAGCTGGGGAGAGAGTGAAGTACTTTGTGTTAATGTTGGTGCAATGGAAGTGTGGTTATGAGGGGGTGTTTTTATAGGCACAAGGAGGAAAGAGACTTCAATAGCATGGATTGGAGGCTTACAAGAATCTATAAaagaagttattaaaaaaattccataaattAAAGGGTTAGTGTCTATATGTGTATTATTTATACGGAAAGGACATGTGTTGTGTGCAAATTTAAATGCATCTTTCCATACTATATATAGAGGTTATAATTTGCTGAGTTTATTCTAAGATATCCCTCTCAAAACATGTAATTTTGTTGAATGTAGATATTGTCAGAGAAGAATAAGGACCGTCGCTCTAAACAGGATGAGTTACATACTGCTGGCTCTTGTAGCTATGCTGTGCATGCTGCAAAAAAGGTAATAAGTATTATAACGGTTTTTAAATGATTTGGACTTCTCCTAAAGTTTATGTGGAACTTTGTATCATCATTACATAAATATGTTGTTCATAATGTAGGCAAAAACGGATGGACAACCTGTAGACAGCGTGCGGTATTATATCAAGTACTACATACTCGTAAAGATGGGCCTTAACCCCGTAGTGAAAGCCAAAATGGTAAGTAATTTCTCCCTTGTAGATGGGGGTAACGAAATAGGAATTCAAGAAACAATATTGTATATAGAaacacttatcaaaaaaaaatattgtatatagaAACAATACTACCACTTGTGTAACTTTTGAACTAATCCCATGTCccatcctatatatatatatatatatatatatatatatatatatataggatggGGTCATTTTAACAATAtgatttctaacttttttttgttttgttcaaacCCACGTATCAGGACAAAATGAAGGAATTGTTGGAGATATCTTCAAATCAATTGCAGTCATCTGACACGAGTGGTAGTATTGCATGGTCACCAGATGATGTCTTTGCCAAAGTGATGGGTAAGGAGCGTAAAGGTCGTGTTCGTGGGGTGGGATTTGGTCCAAGCCCAAGTGCTCGGAGTAGCAAGAGCGTTCTCACGGACATTGAAATACACTCAAGTCAAGCAAGGGACAATGAAGTTGCACAACTGAAGGCTTCCTTGGCTACTATGGAGGAGAAACTAGCGGGTTTTGATGAAATGAAGCAAAAACTTAGTCAATTCGAAGAAATGGAGCAAAGAATGGAGCAAAGAGTGGAGCAAAGAATGGAGCAAAGAATGGAGCAAAGAATGGCTCGCATGTTTCAACAAATTTCTCCTCAATGCAATCAGGTATATGACACGGTCCTTAAATTTGTTGCATTAGTCAATGTCAATATGTTGACTTAAGCattattcataaataaaattgaacaatGCATGATTAACACAACATCACACCTGAAACAAATATCTTGAGTGAATAAGGCTGAGTTTATAGTTGTGTTTCTACAATCATGGTTTAGATTATTGTACGATCAAATTAATGTTCAGATTATGTTtgaaactaactaaataaaatatcatcacatcacatcttaaaaataaatggcAAGAAAAAAGTGAGGGTTTTGTCAAACAAATAGAGAGACTTTGGTTTAGGCATTTCGTCAAATATATTGAGGGAGCTCATAGCAAAGCTGTCCAACTTGTGAAAGAGAAGATAGTTGGAAAGTTGAAATTGTTAAGATGATAGGAAATTGGAAATTTATTAACGTAGGAAACATTGGTTCTTTGTATAAGTCACACTCCTGTATTAACGTAGGAAATTTAAGGGCTGTGTGTCATCAATGTGCTAAATTAAATTactaaataaatatttcaaataactATGTTTACAATACTATTAAATAAATTAGGTGACTAAAAGTACTTGTGAATAGTTTTTTAAGTGCCACCAagtgagttggaaaattctatcCATAGCTGAATTCATTATTATCAAGGTTACATAGAtaccaaaattttgtcaaaggaGCTACAAAATTTTGTCCAGGGGAGGAGTATCCATAGCTGAATTCTATTccataaaagagagaaatgtaatagacattttttgcgtagataatattttcttatcattctattccatttatACATACTAATTGAGTAACCATACTTTGTATGTAGGATGTTCCTTTGGCCGAACATTCTCCAAGTACGCAAAATCGTCGGCCGCATCCTATCAACCAAGCAGCATATAAGTTTTATCTTGCTGTTCGAGGACATTTTTGTGAACAAAGAACTATGGAAGAATGAGGCAgtattttttgcaagtgttggatattttttaaacactttGGAACTTTGATTATTGTATTAGCTTAATTTGAACAATTTGGAACTTTGCAAGACcacatctttttttgttaattttatgatgGTGGTTATAGACAATATTATGTATTTGAGAGTATATTTCTATGCAAATATTACgttagtttggagacatttgtgatgttgttaattaattatatttgtggTATTGTGTTAGTAGAGCTAAAACTACTATAGGTTCTTTGTAACAGGTTTGAACAATATATTTGATGCAAAACAGGTTCTTTGAAACAGGTTGTCCCTTAAATTTGATGTAAACAGTAGTTTCAAAGcccactggaaaaaaaaaaaaaataacctatagcggcggtcaaaaagcgCCACTATAGGTCCACGTTTAATCTATTAAACGCGGACCTATAGCGGCGCATTTTGACCGCTATAGGttgaacctatagcggcgggctataagcgccgctataggtccacatttaataaataaaatgtggacctatagcggcgctttttgaccgccgctataggtgaACACAATAGCGGCGGGTATGACCCGCCGCTAAAAGTCGTCTGAAACGATTTTGAACGTtgtatagcggcggttttatgcccgccgcaatagactaAAACCGCCGCTAAAAAGCGTATCTATAGCGGCGGGTTTTTGTACCGCCGCAATAGACATATTGCGTCGCGACAAGCCTGGCGGGTACAACCGCCGCAATAGCCCCCGCCGCAATAGGTGAAatggacctatagcggcggtttttggacctatagcggcggtttttgcccgccgcaataggccagtttttttgtagtgtttctTTAAAGATTTGCTGACAGTGTAATAGACCAAGATTGTGATTAAGTCAATTATAAATCCAAGACACGTGTTCAAAACAAATGAATGAACACAAATGAAGGTTCAATGAAAAACTAAATTgcataattaattataatggaATCAAGTTTTGGAGAgagattattatattttacacatttagaaaaaaaacacttatgctaaatttgtaataatatattatatgtgtgtgtattataactTGGCATGTAGTTTGGGAGGATTATAACCTAATTTAATGGGCATTAGCTATGATTCTATATATATGCTTACACTTACcattaagttataattttttttaagggggctaagtggggtttttttttttttttttttttttttaaggattacATTTCTCATAAAGATAATTATATTATAgtacaaaatagaaaataaaaaaaaataaaaaatttggggtCCACCCATTGTCTTGAAGTGGCTTCGCCACTGCACCTCAAGAAATAATCCCTCAccctcctttttttctctccctagAATTAGAAGCATGTAAAACCCAGAATATATGCGaaggggtgaaaaagtgtgcaACACAACCAAAACGTAAACCTTAATTTATGTTAGAAAGCACCGTGTTCATAGTTTAAACATGATCGATTCAGTGATTTTCTGGGTTTCCGGAAAAGCTTTTAACACTC
Coding sequences within:
- the LOC142612032 gene encoding uncharacterized protein LOC142612032 → MDMSWMKLTNRRSREYLYGVKQFMNFASNHANPDGTISCPCKKCVHTDLLPIDVVHIHLVSHGICRGYNPWIFNGESSFAKTSTETPSSHVQENPIEYADLRDMLHDMFPIQDMASGPTEEVPSVHQPTEGPAEGPNEDALQFMKLLEDANQPCYEGCKHFSKLSAIVHLYHMKCLNGWTNKSFTMLLQFLLDFLPSNAKLPKDCYEAKKIIKDLGLSYEKIHACPKDCILYWKDNANLEACPNCNLSRWESNVSKGQQNTNASSNRRKKKGCKDPTMVPLKTKIEATIYVSETTNHMKWHANGRVNDGLMRHPADSETWKSFDSKYIEFSSEPRNVRLGLAADGFNPYENMSTTHSTWPVILIPYNLPPWMCMKRCYFMLSLLIPGPTSPGNDIDVYLQPLVEELKELWDVGVETFDVSSKKSFQMHAALLWTINDFPAYGDISGWSTKGRLTCPSCNYDSQSRWLRYGRKFSYIRHKRFLNRDHKFRKQKKSFDGHNDMRPAPITVLGEEIMLQTDALAKHVFGKKKVNLTNKRKRGEDALTVLKKRSIFFTLPYWEDHMLRHNLDVMHIEKNVMDNIIGTLLNLDGKTKDNLKACQDLKDMGIRSELHLENVGNDQTRMPHACYHMNASEKDGFLQVLKDVRVPDGYSSNISRCVKGERTQD
- the LOC142612033 gene encoding uncharacterized protein LOC142612033: MVFMLCCLTLIDIVSFKTRCATRYVRVTRGASKYLDVWDLHDDEEIELSLNSLHQPVDDGARTFTGFLGTIARKPHMCPIRYLNWKNMPEEFKEECWRVVERKYSVPVNPIAYAALKAFTLQKIGKAWRDHKSRMKKRHYIPHSRNKTRVKNNPPKGCIPQDWDILVDHWYTDDAVILSEKNKDRRSKQDELHTAGSCSYAVHAAKKAKTDGQPVDSVRYYIKYYILVKMGLNPVVKAKMDKMKELLEISSNQLQSSDTSGSIAWSPDDVFAKVMGKERKGRVRGVGFGPSPSARSSKSVLTDIEIHSSQARDNEVAQLKASLATMEEKLAGFDEMKQKLSQFEEMEQRMEQRVEQRMEQRMEQRMARMFQQISPQCNQDVPLAEHSPSTQNRRPHPINQAAYKFYLAVRGHFCEQRTMEE